A genomic region of Eucalyptus grandis isolate ANBG69807.140 chromosome 5, ASM1654582v1, whole genome shotgun sequence contains the following coding sequences:
- the LOC108959519 gene encoding disease resistance protein RUN1-like isoform X4, with translation MEESSGCDYEVFLSFRGPDTRTDIADYLYVSMVDAGIRAYRDDEELRTGEELGDQLFQAIRQSKISIPIFSTGYADSPWCLRELVEMVESKNTRGQKIMPIFYNVAPSEVKYQNEHYGNAIVSHLNKKRFDDETINNWKAALKKVGELKGWDLHSMLNRGKGEFVKEVVNDVLTELKTAYLEVSDCFVEVDNHVGKIMSMIGAHSHETKIVGIHGMGGVGKTTLAKIVYNQLSNDFVDYCFLCDIRKTKITRLQNQLLSDILKKKWLDINNVMEGKKEIKERLRSKKVLLLLDDADDASQLEALVQKHEWFGKGSKIIITTRDRGILNVDETYELTGMDFDHSLKLFSKHAFRRDYPLEQYICHSERAINMCYGLPLALEVIGSLLSGKSEEEWDATLKELEESPQQNVRKKLMISIEALNENQRKIFLDVACFFIGYDKRIVIHLWESCKFLPHESLGIL, from the exons ATGGAGGAGTCATCAGGATGTGATTACGAAGTGTTTTTGAGCTTTAGAGGACCAGATACTCGTACAGACATTGCTGATTACCTTTACGTCAGCATGGTTGATGCTGGAATTCGGGCATATAGggatgatgaagagctccgTACCGGGGAAGAGCTAGGCGACCAGCTTTTCCAAGCAATTCGGCAGTCAAAGATCTCAATACCAATCTTTTCTACAGGATATGCTGATAGTCCATGGTGCCTTAGAGAGTTGGTTGAGATGGTGGAGAGCAAGAACACAAGGGGACAAAAGATCATGCCTATTTTCTACAATGTTGCACCATCTGAGGTCAAATACCAGAATGAGCACTACGGCAATGCCATTGTTTCTCATTTAAACAAGAAGCGGTTTGATGATGAGACTATCAACAACTGGAAGGCTGCTCTTAAAAAGGTTGGAGAActaaagggatgggatctccaTAGCATGCTAAACAG AGGCAAAGGTGAATTTGTGAAAGAAGTTGTCAATGATGTTTTGACTGAGTTGAAAACTGCTTACTTGGAAGTATCTGATTGCTTTGTCGAAGTAGACAATCACGTGGGTAAAATCATGAGCATGATAGGTGCACACAGCCATGAAACAAAGATTGTTGGAATCCATGGTATGGGTGGCGTGGgaaagacaactcttgccaaaaTAGTGTACAATCAACTTTCTAATGATTTTGTTGATTATTGCTTCCTTTGTGACATTCGAAAAACAAAGATTACACGCTTGCAGAATCAGCTCTTATCAGACATCCTTAAAAAGAAATGGCTTGATATCAACAATGTCatggaagggaaaaaggagatAAAAGAAAGGTTACGCTCTAAAAAAGTGCTTCTTCTACttgatgatgctgatgatgCAAGTCAACTTGAAGCGCTTGTGCAAAAGCATGAGTGGTTTGGCAAGGGAAGCAAGATTATCATTACAACTAGAGATCGAGGAATTCTCAATGTTGATGAGACTTATGAACTTACTGGCATGGATTTTGATCATTCTCTCAAACTTTTTAGCAAGCATGCATTTAGAAGAGATTATCCCCTAGAGCAATACATTTGTCACTCTGAAAGGGCAATAAATATGTGTTACggtcttcctttagctcttgaggTAATAGGTTCTCTTTTATCTGGAAAAAGCGAAGAGGAGTGGGATGCCACATTAAAGGAGCTAGAAGAATCTCCTCAACAGAATGTTAGAAAGAAGTTAATGATTAGCATTGAGGCCTTAAatgaaaaccaaagaaaaatatttctcgatgttgcttgttttttcattggGTATGATAAAAGAATTGTTATTCACTTGTGGGAAAGTTGTAAGTTTCTTcctcatgaatctcttggaatCCTCTAG
- the LOC108959519 gene encoding disease resistance protein RUN1-like isoform X3: protein MEESSGCDYEVFLSFRGPDTRTDIADYLYVSMVDAGIRAYRDDEELRTGEELGDQLFQAIRQSKISIPIFSTGYADSPWCLRELVEMVESKNTRGQKIMPIFYNVAPSEVKYQNEHYGNAIVSHLNKKRFDDETINNWKAALKKVGELKGWDLHSMLNSNTIKGKGEFVKEVVNDVLTELKTAYLEVSDCFVEVDNHVGKIMSMIGAHSHETKIVGIHGMGGVGKTTLAKIVYNQLSNDFVDYCFLCDIRKTKITRLQNQLLSDILKKKWLDINNVMEGKKEIKERLRSKKVLLLLDDADDASQLEALVQKHEWFGKGSKIIITTRDRGILNVDETYELTGMDFDHSLKLFSKHAFRRDYPLEQYICHSERAINMCYGLPLALEVIGSLLSGKSEEEWDATLKELEESPQQNVRKKLMISIEALNENQRKIFLDVACFFIGYDKRIVIHLWESCKFLPHESLGIL, encoded by the exons ATGGAGGAGTCATCAGGATGTGATTACGAAGTGTTTTTGAGCTTTAGAGGACCAGATACTCGTACAGACATTGCTGATTACCTTTACGTCAGCATGGTTGATGCTGGAATTCGGGCATATAGggatgatgaagagctccgTACCGGGGAAGAGCTAGGCGACCAGCTTTTCCAAGCAATTCGGCAGTCAAAGATCTCAATACCAATCTTTTCTACAGGATATGCTGATAGTCCATGGTGCCTTAGAGAGTTGGTTGAGATGGTGGAGAGCAAGAACACAAGGGGACAAAAGATCATGCCTATTTTCTACAATGTTGCACCATCTGAGGTCAAATACCAGAATGAGCACTACGGCAATGCCATTGTTTCTCATTTAAACAAGAAGCGGTTTGATGATGAGACTATCAACAACTGGAAGGCTGCTCTTAAAAAGGTTGGAGAActaaagggatgggatctccaTAGCATGCTAAACAG CAATACTATCAAAGGCAAAGGTGAATTTGTGAAAGAAGTTGTCAATGATGTTTTGACTGAGTTGAAAACTGCTTACTTGGAAGTATCTGATTGCTTTGTCGAAGTAGACAATCACGTGGGTAAAATCATGAGCATGATAGGTGCACACAGCCATGAAACAAAGATTGTTGGAATCCATGGTATGGGTGGCGTGGgaaagacaactcttgccaaaaTAGTGTACAATCAACTTTCTAATGATTTTGTTGATTATTGCTTCCTTTGTGACATTCGAAAAACAAAGATTACACGCTTGCAGAATCAGCTCTTATCAGACATCCTTAAAAAGAAATGGCTTGATATCAACAATGTCatggaagggaaaaaggagatAAAAGAAAGGTTACGCTCTAAAAAAGTGCTTCTTCTACttgatgatgctgatgatgCAAGTCAACTTGAAGCGCTTGTGCAAAAGCATGAGTGGTTTGGCAAGGGAAGCAAGATTATCATTACAACTAGAGATCGAGGAATTCTCAATGTTGATGAGACTTATGAACTTACTGGCATGGATTTTGATCATTCTCTCAAACTTTTTAGCAAGCATGCATTTAGAAGAGATTATCCCCTAGAGCAATACATTTGTCACTCTGAAAGGGCAATAAATATGTGTTACggtcttcctttagctcttgaggTAATAGGTTCTCTTTTATCTGGAAAAAGCGAAGAGGAGTGGGATGCCACATTAAAGGAGCTAGAAGAATCTCCTCAACAGAATGTTAGAAAGAAGTTAATGATTAGCATTGAGGCCTTAAatgaaaaccaaagaaaaatatttctcgatgttgcttgttttttcattggGTATGATAAAAGAATTGTTATTCACTTGTGGGAAAGTTGTAAGTTTCTTcctcatgaatctcttggaatCCTCTAG
- the LOC108959519 gene encoding disease resistance protein RPV1-like isoform X2 encodes MHDCLRDIGRTFIEEGSGMKPENQQWVWTHEQALDVLEKMQNSNRCILSELRWLSWNSLPMDYELTTFSLRKLVILDLLRSNITEEWNGWSLIKHARNLKVLNLTGCQELRETPDLSSNVNLVQLILKGCRSLVRIHPSISHLKRLVILNLKDCYHLHMLPNEMGELESLEQLLLDSTSIEEIPEWRKAKKLKILSLVECKSLKKFNFVGCAIVGVDSLCTRLPKSIENFNSLAKLDLTRSAIQELPDSIGNMKNLRVLKMRNSSIKKLPSAIGMLEKLEELEVGAFGKLRGEIPFNIGKLRFLKRCVVNICGISAALQFPESLIDLRFFSTSTKMLPLSNLLNLRILNVCSPSITTLSPDISFLSQLKTLMIHCKNLRCLPRLPTNLSYLWIRESNKWKTTNDLSYLKSLQKLLVRDCHRLTEIRGLEGLQSLRELELERLPSLTKLPHLTNLKELEEIHLKDCPELFKFWCSLDSVEFVDNLDLNMLLASSGSKHLHIKLQQKEYDPITLCSRCRPLYH; translated from the exons ATGCATGATTGCTTAAGAGATATTGGAAGAACTTTTATAGAAGAAGGAAGTGGTATGAAACCAGAGAACCAACAATGGGTGTGGACTCATGAGCAAGCATTGGATGTTTTAGAGAAAATGCAG AATTCAAACCGATGTATCCTTTCAGAATTGAGATGGCTTTCATGGAATTCTCTTCCTATGGATTATGAGCTGACCACTTTCTCCTTGAGGAAGCTAGTAATCCTTGATTTATTAAGGAGTAACATCACAGAAGAATGGAATGGATGGAGTCTCATAAAG CATGCCAGGAATTTGAAGGTCCTAAATCTAACCGGATGCCAAGAATTGCGTGAAACTCCAGACTTGTCTTCTAATGTGAATTTAGTACAGCTGATTCTCAAAGGATGCAGGAGTTTGGTTCGAATCCATCCATCCATTAGTCACCTTAAGAGGTTAGTCATCTTAAACTTGAAGGATTGTTATCATCTCCATATGCTACCTAATGAGATGGGGGAGCTAGAATCTTTAGAGCAACTTCTTTTGGACTCTACATCTATAGAAGAGATCCCTGAATGGAGAAAGGCGAAGAAACTGAAAATTCTCAGCTTGGTTGAATGTAAATCACTAAAAAAGTTCAATTTCGTTGGTTGTGCAATAGTGGGAGTGGATAGCCTTTGCACTCGACTACCTAAGTCAATTGAAAACTTCAATTCACTAGCTAAGTTGGATCTAACGCGTTCAGCAATTCAGGAGTTGCCCGATTCAATTGGAAACATGAAGAATTTAAGAGTATTAAAGATGCGTAACAGCTCCATAAAAAAACTACCCAGTGCCATTGGAATGTTGGAGAAGCTCGAAGAGTTAGAGGTAGGGGCATTTGGAAAACTGAGAGGAGAGATTCCCTTTAATATTGGGAAGCTAcgatttttgaaaagatgtgTGGTGAATATCTGTGGAATTTCAGCGGCACTACAGTTTCCAGAAAGTTTGATAGATCTACGTTTTTTTTCGACTTCAACAAAGATGTTGCCACTCTCGAACCTATTAAACTTGAGAATATTGAATGTGTGTTCTCCAAGTATAACCACCCTATCGCCCGATATCAGTTTTCTTTCTCAGCTGAAGACACTCATGATCCACTGCAAGAATTTGCGATGCCTACCTAGGCTTCCGACAAATCTGTCATATTTATGGATAAGGGAGAGTAACAAGTGGAAAACTACAAATGATCTCTCGTATTTGAAATCATTACAGAAGTTGTTAGTTCGGGATTGTCACAGGCTAACGGAGATTCGAGGCCTTGAAGGTTTGCAGAGCTTGAGAGAATTAGAGCTCGAGAGACTTCCATCATTGACGAAGTTGCCTCATCTAACTAACTTGAAGGAGCTCGAGGAGATTCATCTAAAGGATTGTCCTGAGCTTTTTAAGTTTTGGTGTAGTCTAGACTCAGTGGAGTTCGTTGATAACCTCGATTTGAACATGCTGCTTGCTTCATCAGGCTCCAAACATCTACATATTAAACTTCAACAAAAGGAGTATGATCCGATTACACTTTGCTCACGCTGTAGGCCTTTGTATCATTGA
- the LOC108959519 gene encoding disease resistance protein RPV1-like isoform X1 — MHDCLRDIGRTFIEEGSGMKPENQQWVWTHEQALDVLEKMQNGGGFHRNESIKAICLEFDEQSRYPFIKEFLASLSNLRFLRVDKKSISQVDSKDFNRDSMSILTQADPFQYYQNSNRCILSELRWLSWNSLPMDYELTTFSLRKLVILDLLRSNITEEWNGWSLIKHARNLKVLNLTGCQELRETPDLSSNVNLVQLILKGCRSLVRIHPSISHLKRLVILNLKDCYHLHMLPNEMGELESLEQLLLDSTSIEEIPEWRKAKKLKILSLVECKSLKKFNFVGCAIVGVDSLCTRLPKSIENFNSLAKLDLTRSAIQELPDSIGNMKNLRVLKMRNSSIKKLPSAIGMLEKLEELEVGAFGKLRGEIPFNIGKLRFLKRCVVNICGISAALQFPESLIDLRFFSTSTKMLPLSNLLNLRILNVCSPSITTLSPDISFLSQLKTLMIHCKNLRCLPRLPTNLSYLWIRESNKWKTTNDLSYLKSLQKLLVRDCHRLTEIRGLEGLQSLRELELERLPSLTKLPHLTNLKELEEIHLKDCPELFKFWCSLDSVEFVDNLDLNMLLASSGSKHLHIKLQQKEYDPITLCSRCRPLYH, encoded by the exons ATGCATGATTGCTTAAGAGATATTGGAAGAACTTTTATAGAAGAAGGAAGTGGTATGAAACCAGAGAACCAACAATGGGTGTGGACTCATGAGCAAGCATTGGATGTTTTAGAGAAAATGCAG AATGGAGGTGGTTTTCATAGAAATGAAAGCATTAAAGCAATATGTCTTGAGTTCGATGAACAATCTCGATATCCCTTCATCAAAGAATTCTTAGCTAGCctttcaaatctaaggttccTTCGAGTAGACAAAAAGTCCATATCTCAAGTGGATAGTAAAGACTTCAATAGAGACTCGATGTCCATCCTTACTCAAGCTGATCCTTTCCAATATTACCAGAATTCAAACCGATGTATCCTTTCAGAATTGAGATGGCTTTCATGGAATTCTCTTCCTATGGATTATGAGCTGACCACTTTCTCCTTGAGGAAGCTAGTAATCCTTGATTTATTAAGGAGTAACATCACAGAAGAATGGAATGGATGGAGTCTCATAAAG CATGCCAGGAATTTGAAGGTCCTAAATCTAACCGGATGCCAAGAATTGCGTGAAACTCCAGACTTGTCTTCTAATGTGAATTTAGTACAGCTGATTCTCAAAGGATGCAGGAGTTTGGTTCGAATCCATCCATCCATTAGTCACCTTAAGAGGTTAGTCATCTTAAACTTGAAGGATTGTTATCATCTCCATATGCTACCTAATGAGATGGGGGAGCTAGAATCTTTAGAGCAACTTCTTTTGGACTCTACATCTATAGAAGAGATCCCTGAATGGAGAAAGGCGAAGAAACTGAAAATTCTCAGCTTGGTTGAATGTAAATCACTAAAAAAGTTCAATTTCGTTGGTTGTGCAATAGTGGGAGTGGATAGCCTTTGCACTCGACTACCTAAGTCAATTGAAAACTTCAATTCACTAGCTAAGTTGGATCTAACGCGTTCAGCAATTCAGGAGTTGCCCGATTCAATTGGAAACATGAAGAATTTAAGAGTATTAAAGATGCGTAACAGCTCCATAAAAAAACTACCCAGTGCCATTGGAATGTTGGAGAAGCTCGAAGAGTTAGAGGTAGGGGCATTTGGAAAACTGAGAGGAGAGATTCCCTTTAATATTGGGAAGCTAcgatttttgaaaagatgtgTGGTGAATATCTGTGGAATTTCAGCGGCACTACAGTTTCCAGAAAGTTTGATAGATCTACGTTTTTTTTCGACTTCAACAAAGATGTTGCCACTCTCGAACCTATTAAACTTGAGAATATTGAATGTGTGTTCTCCAAGTATAACCACCCTATCGCCCGATATCAGTTTTCTTTCTCAGCTGAAGACACTCATGATCCACTGCAAGAATTTGCGATGCCTACCTAGGCTTCCGACAAATCTGTCATATTTATGGATAAGGGAGAGTAACAAGTGGAAAACTACAAATGATCTCTCGTATTTGAAATCATTACAGAAGTTGTTAGTTCGGGATTGTCACAGGCTAACGGAGATTCGAGGCCTTGAAGGTTTGCAGAGCTTGAGAGAATTAGAGCTCGAGAGACTTCCATCATTGACGAAGTTGCCTCATCTAACTAACTTGAAGGAGCTCGAGGAGATTCATCTAAAGGATTGTCCTGAGCTTTTTAAGTTTTGGTGTAGTCTAGACTCAGTGGAGTTCGTTGATAACCTCGATTTGAACATGCTGCTTGCTTCATCAGGCTCCAAACATCTACATATTAAACTTCAACAAAAGGAGTATGATCCGATTACACTTTGCTCACGCTGTAGGCCTTTGTATCATTGA